One Vicinamibacterales bacterium DNA window includes the following coding sequences:
- a CDS encoding BadF/BadG/BcrA/BcrD ATPase family protein, translating into MTVAEPRFLLGLDVGSTTVKAVAIDARTDELVWRDYQRHESRPAEKLLELLTRLEDEAGVERGSARAFITGSSGAAFADLVGAHYVQEVAAVALAVEQKHPDARTVIELGGQDAKIIIFEAEDEGRSRKTVSMNDKCAGGTGVVIDKISAKLKISSEALGTQPYVGLKIYPIAGKCGVFAETDINGLQKRGVAAEELLASLFDAIVVQNLTVLSRGHALPPHVLLLGGPHAFIRGLREAWQTHVPGRWRERGVELPEGTSPEDLIVTPPMAEYYGAFGAIEFARRDREATTDYLGPSRLAASVARGHEGVRRGATGVGFSGMDLAEFRKQYERPAWTPPPLEPGQFIRSFIGLDAGSTSTKAVMLDEDGRVLAKAYQLSRGNPIEDAIEMFGSLRRQIESQGARTEVSGVVTTGYAKDILKDVFAADAALVETVAHAQSALHFYKDPHVIVDVGGQDIKIIVMHGGRVKDFRLNTQCSAGNGYFLQAIAQSFGRPVEEFAEAAFTAREMPVFGQGCVLFLQSEISNVQRHGWKPEEVLAGLAAVLPRNVFLYVAKAPNLSRFGWRFVLQGGTQRNLAAVKAQVDFIRDNFKGQERQPDIVLHEHCGEAGAIGAGLEAVRLWKHGNQTRFIGLEAAERIAFETRCDDETRCHFCKNECVRTFIDVTVAGPAATLAAETPAEVAAETAAAVERVAHRRFVVAGCEKGSAEDLAHMRDIKAAEDAVKARTPNLVTFASREVWKLRNPANVADPLPPKGWTAAAKRRRELYENRHKVRIGLPRVFNMYALAPFFTGYLQSVGVDGKNIVFSDYTSMEMYRTGATRGAIDPCFPSKVSLAHVHNLLFVKHKRTPLDCIFFPMIEVLPPRLHGVRASNACPTVSLTPQTVRAAFTKDEDLFAQQGVQYLAGILDMEDEPLFRRQMLEMWEPLLGLSWEENQRAIAAGHQALADYETAVRTAARKALDDLERDNRLGIVLLGRPYHHDPGLNHGIPEELQKLGYPVFSQHTLPLDEDLLDRLFGDDVRNGLIRHPLDISDVWKNSLAASSNFKVWAAKFAARHPNLVAVELSNFKCGHDAPIFATVEDIIEKSGTPYFGFKEIDENKPTGAIKLRLETIDYSLKRAREELLDRGRRTDRMERWLAAYERRLRRQLAPPDESESGEAVTM; encoded by the coding sequence ATGACCGTTGCCGAACCGCGTTTCCTCCTCGGCCTCGACGTCGGGTCAACCACCGTCAAGGCCGTGGCGATAGATGCACGTACCGACGAACTCGTCTGGCGGGACTATCAGCGGCACGAGAGCCGTCCCGCCGAGAAGCTGCTCGAACTGCTCACGCGTCTGGAAGATGAAGCGGGCGTGGAGCGCGGCAGCGCGCGAGCGTTCATTACCGGGTCCTCCGGGGCGGCGTTTGCCGACCTCGTCGGAGCCCACTACGTCCAGGAAGTCGCCGCCGTCGCCCTGGCCGTCGAGCAGAAGCACCCGGACGCCCGGACGGTCATCGAACTCGGCGGCCAGGACGCGAAGATCATCATCTTCGAGGCCGAGGACGAGGGGCGATCGCGCAAGACGGTGTCGATGAATGACAAGTGCGCCGGCGGCACCGGCGTGGTCATCGACAAGATCTCCGCGAAGCTGAAGATCTCGTCCGAGGCGCTCGGCACGCAACCGTACGTCGGGCTGAAGATCTACCCGATCGCAGGCAAGTGCGGCGTGTTCGCCGAAACCGACATCAACGGTCTGCAGAAGCGCGGCGTGGCTGCCGAGGAGTTGCTGGCGTCGCTCTTCGACGCGATCGTCGTCCAGAACCTGACCGTGCTGTCGCGCGGCCATGCGCTGCCGCCCCACGTGCTGCTGCTCGGCGGCCCGCACGCGTTCATCCGCGGGTTGCGGGAGGCGTGGCAGACGCACGTGCCCGGGCGTTGGCGCGAGCGCGGGGTCGAACTGCCCGAAGGGACCTCTCCGGAGGATCTGATCGTGACGCCGCCGATGGCCGAGTACTACGGCGCCTTCGGCGCAATCGAGTTCGCCCGGCGCGATCGAGAGGCCACGACCGACTACCTCGGGCCGTCGCGCCTTGCCGCGTCCGTGGCCCGCGGCCACGAGGGCGTGCGTCGCGGTGCGACCGGCGTGGGCTTCTCGGGGATGGATCTCGCCGAGTTCCGGAAACAGTACGAGCGCCCAGCCTGGACGCCGCCGCCGCTCGAGCCCGGGCAGTTCATCCGCAGTTTCATCGGTCTCGATGCCGGTTCGACCTCCACCAAAGCCGTCATGCTGGACGAGGACGGACGCGTGCTGGCGAAGGCGTACCAGCTCTCGCGCGGCAATCCGATCGAGGACGCGATCGAGATGTTCGGCTCATTGCGCCGGCAGATCGAATCGCAGGGCGCGCGCACCGAGGTGTCGGGCGTGGTCACGACCGGCTACGCGAAGGACATCCTGAAGGACGTCTTCGCCGCCGATGCGGCGCTCGTCGAAACGGTCGCGCACGCACAGTCGGCGCTCCATTTCTACAAGGACCCGCACGTCATCGTGGACGTGGGCGGCCAGGACATCAAGATCATCGTCATGCACGGCGGCCGCGTGAAGGACTTCCGTTTGAACACGCAGTGTTCGGCGGGCAACGGGTACTTCCTCCAGGCCATCGCGCAGAGCTTCGGCCGTCCGGTCGAGGAGTTCGCAGAAGCGGCGTTCACCGCGCGCGAGATGCCGGTGTTCGGCCAGGGTTGCGTGCTCTTCCTCCAGTCCGAGATCTCCAACGTGCAACGGCACGGCTGGAAGCCGGAGGAGGTTCTCGCGGGCCTTGCCGCGGTGTTGCCGAGAAACGTGTTCCTGTACGTGGCGAAGGCGCCGAACCTGTCGCGCTTCGGGTGGCGGTTCGTCCTCCAGGGCGGAACCCAGCGCAACCTGGCGGCGGTCAAGGCGCAGGTGGACTTCATCCGCGACAACTTCAAGGGGCAGGAGCGCCAGCCGGACATCGTGCTCCACGAGCACTGCGGCGAAGCGGGCGCCATCGGCGCCGGCCTCGAAGCGGTCCGGTTGTGGAAGCACGGCAATCAGACGCGCTTCATCGGCCTCGAAGCCGCCGAGCGGATCGCCTTCGAGACCCGCTGCGACGATGAGACGCGGTGCCATTTCTGCAAGAACGAGTGCGTGCGGACGTTCATCGACGTGACCGTCGCCGGCCCCGCGGCGACGCTCGCGGCCGAGACGCCGGCGGAGGTCGCGGCCGAAACGGCGGCGGCAGTCGAGCGAGTTGCCCATCGACGGTTTGTCGTCGCCGGCTGCGAGAAGGGCTCCGCCGAAGACCTCGCCCACATGCGCGACATCAAAGCCGCTGAGGACGCGGTGAAGGCGAGGACGCCGAACCTCGTCACCTTCGCGTCGCGGGAAGTGTGGAAACTGCGGAACCCGGCGAATGTTGCCGATCCGCTGCCCCCCAAGGGGTGGACCGCCGCCGCCAAGCGCCGCCGCGAGCTGTACGAGAACCGCCACAAGGTGCGGATCGGGCTGCCGCGCGTGTTCAACATGTACGCGCTGGCCCCGTTCTTCACCGGCTACCTGCAGAGCGTCGGCGTGGACGGCAAGAACATCGTGTTCTCCGACTACACCAGCATGGAGATGTACCGGACGGGCGCGACGCGTGGCGCGATCGATCCCTGTTTTCCGTCGAAGGTGTCGCTCGCGCACGTCCACAATCTGCTCTTCGTGAAGCACAAGCGCACGCCGCTCGACTGCATCTTCTTCCCGATGATCGAGGTGCTGCCACCGCGTCTGCACGGCGTCCGGGCGAGCAACGCGTGCCCGACGGTGTCTCTGACACCCCAGACGGTGCGCGCCGCGTTCACCAAGGACGAAGACCTGTTCGCGCAACAGGGTGTCCAGTACCTGGCCGGCATCCTGGACATGGAGGACGAACCGCTCTTCCGGCGCCAGATGCTGGAGATGTGGGAGCCGCTACTCGGCCTCTCGTGGGAGGAGAACCAACGGGCCATCGCGGCGGGCCACCAGGCGCTGGCCGACTACGAAACGGCGGTGCGGACGGCAGCCCGGAAAGCGCTCGACGATCTCGAACGGGACAACCGGCTCGGCATCGTGCTGCTCGGGCGGCCGTATCATCACGACCCGGGCCTCAACCACGGCATCCCCGAGGAACTGCAGAAACTCGGCTACCCCGTGTTCTCCCAGCATACGCTGCCGCTCGACGAGGATCTGCTGGACCGGCTGTTCGGCGACGACGTGCGGAACGGCCTCATCAGGCACCCGCTCGACATCTCGGACGTCTGGAAGAACTCGCTCGCGGCCAGCAGCAACTTCAAGGTGTGGGCGGCGAAGTTCGCGGCCAGGCATCCCAATCTCGTCGCGGTCGAACTCTCCAACTTCAAGTGCGGCCACGACGCACCGATCTTCGCGACGGTGGAAGACATCATCGAGAAGTCGGGAACGCCGTACTTCGGCTTCAAGGAAATCGACGAGAACAAGCCAACCGGCGCGATCAAGCTCCGGCTGGAGACGATTGACTACTCGTTGAAACGCGCCCGCGAAGAACTGCTCGATCGCGGCCGCCGCACCGATCGGATGGAACGCTGGCTTGCCGCCTACGAACGGAGGCTGCGAAGACAACTCGCGCCGCCCGACGAATCGGAGAGTGGCGAGGCGGTCACCATGTAG
- a CDS encoding alkaline phosphatase family protein yields the protein MSETKPSVDELRVRLRELGYLDAGMDRFVLGPVRGSRGVLSAAWRSSVRIGLLAGILLGPSAAIALGVRLPGLATGARDTVVLAVYLGVLFGAGVAGIAFVATSLLGAGVHSRLNTRASSLARMAGAGVAAACLVYLVLWWRTVNPAGTVWRSGAWTIPALAAASAISLLLGHAVRMTTLALAAQGAATPLPPHRLEPRSWVVTLVLGVMAFAVASLLLFVATRGEERTPGTAAPAIAVIPTGIHLTVVAIDGLDLRFLERLQSTGRTPRLARLLAGARMQMPASEAPDPARTWTSLATGQPADVHGVSGIETRRVAGIEGTVPAGESGLAASIGMATDLVRLTRPALTTGLQRRSKTFWEVAAENRLRTVVVNWWATWPVPAAPGIVLSDRATLRLDRGGDLDGELGPAGLYRPLREAWPEMRDSVRRSVLHGFPAGGGAEAAVLRRAAEQDAVQVALASRVFTSTADLCALYLPGLDIAQHELLGGGGAGLPASAMASRVDALERYYQFLDQLLAPLVDGLPSSSLVALVADPGRAASRESGVLALSGSGVQTGARVVGTGADVGPTLLYILGLPTSRELSGHPRLDLLDSAFTARIPLRIVDTYGHRTLGPRPSTATPLDQEMLDRLRSLGYVR from the coding sequence ATGTCGGAGACCAAGCCGTCGGTTGACGAACTGCGCGTGCGACTTCGCGAACTGGGGTACCTCGATGCCGGCATGGACCGGTTCGTCCTGGGCCCCGTTCGCGGCAGTCGCGGCGTGCTGAGCGCGGCCTGGCGATCGAGCGTGCGCATCGGTCTGCTCGCCGGAATACTGCTCGGCCCCTCCGCGGCGATCGCCTTGGGTGTCCGCCTTCCAGGCCTGGCCACCGGCGCACGCGACACGGTCGTGCTCGCCGTCTATCTCGGCGTCCTGTTCGGCGCCGGCGTGGCCGGCATCGCCTTCGTCGCGACGAGCCTGCTGGGCGCCGGTGTCCACTCCCGCCTCAACACCCGCGCGTCATCGCTCGCGCGAATGGCCGGCGCGGGCGTCGCTGCGGCATGCCTCGTTTATCTGGTGCTGTGGTGGCGGACGGTCAACCCGGCCGGGACCGTATGGCGCAGTGGCGCATGGACGATCCCCGCACTTGCGGCCGCCTCGGCGATCAGTCTCCTGCTCGGTCACGCCGTGAGGATGACGACGCTCGCGCTGGCGGCGCAGGGTGCAGCGACACCGCTGCCGCCGCACCGGCTCGAGCCACGTTCCTGGGTGGTGACGCTGGTGCTCGGCGTGATGGCATTTGCGGTGGCGTCCCTGCTTCTGTTCGTGGCCACTCGCGGCGAGGAGCGCACGCCGGGTACGGCGGCCCCGGCGATTGCGGTGATACCAACGGGAATCCACCTGACCGTCGTGGCCATCGACGGTCTCGATCTTCGTTTCCTCGAGCGACTCCAGTCGACGGGACGCACGCCGCGGTTGGCCCGGCTGCTCGCGGGCGCCCGGATGCAGATGCCCGCGTCGGAAGCGCCGGATCCGGCACGCACCTGGACATCGCTGGCGACGGGACAGCCGGCCGACGTGCACGGCGTGAGCGGGATCGAGACACGGCGCGTGGCGGGAATCGAAGGGACCGTGCCGGCGGGCGAGTCCGGGCTCGCCGCGTCGATTGGGATGGCCACCGACCTGGTGCGTCTGACGCGGCCCGCGTTGACGACGGGGTTGCAGCGCCGCTCGAAGACGTTCTGGGAGGTGGCCGCCGAGAACCGCCTGCGCACCGTGGTCGTGAACTGGTGGGCCACCTGGCCGGTCCCTGCGGCTCCCGGGATCGTACTGAGCGATAGGGCGACGCTGCGGCTCGATCGGGGCGGGGATCTGGACGGAGAACTGGGGCCGGCCGGCCTCTATCGGCCACTTCGCGAGGCGTGGCCGGAGATGCGCGACTCGGTCCGGCGCAGTGTACTCCATGGGTTCCCGGCCGGCGGTGGTGCCGAGGCGGCGGTGCTGCGGCGAGCGGCGGAGCAGGACGCCGTGCAGGTCGCGCTTGCGTCGCGTGTCTTCACGTCGACTGCCGACCTCTGTGCGCTGTATTTGCCGGGGCTGGATATCGCCCAGCACGAGTTGCTGGGCGGCGGCGGGGCCGGTTTGCCGGCCTCCGCGATGGCGTCCCGGGTGGACGCGCTCGAGCGGTACTACCAGTTTCTCGATCAGTTGCTGGCGCCGCTGGTGGACGGTCTGCCGTCGAGCTCTCTGGTGGCGCTCGTGGCCGATCCGGGTCGCGCCGCGTCGCGGGAGTCCGGGGTTCTGGCGCTGAGCGGATCCGGCGTCCAGACCGGCGCGCGTGTGGTTGGCACCGGGGCAGACGTCGGGCCCACGCTGTTGTACATCCTCGGACTGCCGACGAGCCGCGAACTGAGCGGCCACCCCCGGCTCGACCTGCTCGACTCGGCCTTTACCGCCCGCATCCCGCTACGCATCGTCGACACCTACGGCCACCGCACCCTCGGCCCACGCCCGTCGACGGCAACCCCCCTGGACCAGGAAATGCTTGATCGGCTTCGGAGCCTGGGCTACGTGCGGTAG
- a CDS encoding polyprenyl synthetase family protein → MKLPPFIAEHIASIERELNRVTPPETDRPQVLHRAMRYTLFAPSKRVRAVLTLLAAEVAGSADRALPAAAAIELVHASSLILDDLPALDNADLRRGRPSNHVAHGEAMALMAAFNLFNIAFATIARAYEPPLARQLTALMAASVGSDGLIGGEVEDLLATDSVLSFEALELIHRLKTGALFVAAATAGALTAGARESQIAALAAYAKNLGLAFQIIDDLLDVEGDPAETGKPRLADARKTTFVSFSGVEGARELARELCQTATTALGQFGPRADRLRDLAQFVAQRNV, encoded by the coding sequence ATGAAGCTCCCGCCCTTCATCGCCGAGCACATCGCCTCTATCGAGCGTGAACTCAATCGCGTGACGCCGCCCGAGACCGATCGGCCGCAGGTGCTGCACCGGGCGATGCGGTACACGCTGTTTGCGCCGTCCAAACGCGTGCGGGCCGTGCTCACGCTGCTGGCCGCCGAGGTGGCCGGGTCCGCGGATCGTGCGCTGCCGGCGGCCGCGGCCATCGAGTTGGTGCACGCCTCGTCGTTGATTCTCGACGACCTGCCTGCCCTCGACAACGCGGATCTTCGTCGGGGCCGGCCGTCGAACCACGTGGCACACGGCGAGGCGATGGCGCTGATGGCGGCGTTCAACCTCTTCAACATCGCGTTCGCCACGATCGCCCGGGCGTACGAGCCTCCGCTGGCGCGGCAGCTGACAGCGCTCATGGCGGCGTCGGTCGGATCCGATGGGCTGATCGGCGGGGAAGTCGAAGACCTGCTCGCCACCGATTCGGTGCTGTCGTTCGAGGCGCTGGAACTGATTCATCGCTTGAAGACGGGCGCGCTCTTCGTGGCGGCGGCCACGGCCGGCGCGCTGACGGCGGGCGCCCGCGAGAGCCAGATCGCGGCGCTCGCGGCGTATGCCAAGAACCTCGGTCTCGCATTCCAGATCATCGACGACCTGCTCGACGTCGAGGGCGATCCGGCGGAAACGGGGAAGCCGCGCCTGGCTGACGCGCGCAAGACGACGTTCGTCTCGTTCAGTGGTGTCGAGGGAGCGCGCGAGCTGGCTCGCGAGTTGTGTCAGACGGCCACGACGGCGCTCGGCCAGTTCGGGCCACGCGCCGATCGATTGCGCGACCTGGCGCAGTTCGTGGCGCAGCGCAACGTCTAG